TTTCCAGTTTAGAATCAGTAAGGTCACTCTTTGCCAATGATTACTTTTTACTAGGGGGTTGGATCCATTACCTTGCCTTTGATTTGTTTTTAGGAACTTGGGAAGCAGAAGACGGGGCCAAAGAAGGAATCAACAGGTGGATTCTTGTTCCAGTCCAAGCACTTACGTTTTACTTCGGACCCGCAGGTTTACTCTTGTATTTGATTCTACGATTTGTGACAAGAATGCTAAATAAAAAGATTAAGACAACTTAACCTCCGTATACATCTAGGAGAGAAAGAACCCTTTGGCAACGGTTCTTTTTCTCCTCATCACCTTCCAATCCAGCAATTTCTAAATTTTCGAAAGCAAGGTCCCTGCCTGTTTTTTCATCTAAAGTTTTGGCATTGGATTTCGCACCTGATTCTAATAATAAAGCAAGGACCGCAGAGTTTCCGAATTTACATGCTTCGTGCAAAGCCGTACTACCACTGTTATCTGATACATGAATGTCAATCCCAGCTTGAATCAACCTCTTTGCCATACTGGGTTCTCCAAAAACAGAACACCAATGTAAGGGAGTCATTCCATTCACTGATTGGAGATTGACTTTGGCACCTCTTCGAATCAGTTCATCCATTAAGGTTGTTTTTTCTTGTAATCGAAGTGTACTGTCTTGGCACAATTTAAAAATCGCAGTTTCGCCATTGGCATCTACTTGGTTGGGATCAGCCCCTCGTTCCAAAAGGCGCATACAGGATTTATACTTTGCGCGAACAAAACATTCTTGTAGAAGTGAAAACCCCAAAGGATTTCGGATGGAATCGGTGATCACATAATCCAAAGAACCCACAGTCCGAACAAAGGAATCCAAAAGATATACATCATCCGAATCCAACCAATCCAAAGTTTTGTCCTCATTGGTAGATTCCAAACTAGAACCTAAATGACTTTCATAACCTTCTGGGAATTTTTGTTTCAGAAGTGGAATGAACAAAGGTTCCGTTTCTGAATGGCAGACCACATCATGGATGAGTTGCCAATGTTTTTGATTTGGAACTACTTGATTAGAAAGAAGAAATATCAATGTTTCATTCAACTTCTTTTGGCTAAGTTGGAAGGCAACTTGTAAGTTTCCTTCTTTAAAATGAACTTCCGAAATTGTGGATTGGTTTTCAGGCCAATGGTACATGACAAGCGTTAGGAGCTCATCTTTAGCTTGTTGGTTTATTAAAGGAAAATCTTCCTGCAAGGATAATATATTTCCGGAAAGTGAGTAGATTTTTGTCGCAAGTTCACTCGATATAAAATCTGGAAGTTTTTTATCTGAGTCTCCATGTTCATCGAATTGAATTTTATAGACATGTGTTGCAGTAAAACTTCCGTGCAATAAAGTATTCCACTGATCTGCAATTGCTAAATACAATTTTCCAGAAACAGAATGATCATCCAATGTATCGACCGTGATTGATAATCGCACGGGTGATACATTTACGTTTTGGTTGATAATGATTTTTAAAGTTTTTGAAGGGGATTCAGTGGTGATATCAAATAAGAAATTTTTTAACCTTACTATTTCAGGTAATCCCGAAATAGAAATACGGAGATCGTTTTCATTTCCTTCCTCATCTTTCAAAAAAACAAGTTCTTCGTTTGACCAATCCGATATAAAATCAGTTGTATACCTACCAAATATCTGGCCTTGGAGTTTGTGTTCTGGAATTTGGTCTTTAAATTGAAGATCAAA
The sequence above is drawn from the Leptospira sp. WS4.C2 genome and encodes:
- a CDS encoding ABA4-like family protein, yielding MNPSLIFKIANGIALLSWLVLFLSPNQTKVIRPLRVFISGLVLGGTYVFAIIIGNGQAEGNFSSLESVRSLFANDYFLLGGWIHYLAFDLFLGTWEAEDGAKEGINRWILVPVQALTFYFGPAGLLLYLILRFVTRMLNKKIKTT
- a CDS encoding ankyrin repeat domain-containing protein; this encodes MKTILSCSNCFSGHSVSTSKLEGKKGKYRCKKCSAWNHFDYRTEFRSATSDSLVLFDLQFKDQIPEHKLQGQIFGRYTTDFISDWSNEELVFLKDEEGNENDLRISISGLPEIVRLKNFLFDITTESPSKTLKIIINQNVNVSPVRLSITVDTLDDHSVSGKLYLAIADQWNTLLHGSFTATHVYKIQFDEHGDSDKKLPDFISSELATKIYSLSGNILSLQEDFPLINQQAKDELLTLVMYHWPENQSTISEVHFKEGNLQVAFQLSQKKLNETLIFLLSNQVVPNQKHWQLIHDVVCHSETEPLFIPLLKQKFPEGYESHLGSSLESTNEDKTLDWLDSDDVYLLDSFVRTVGSLDYVITDSIRNPLGFSLLQECFVRAKYKSCMRLLERGADPNQVDANGETAIFKLCQDSTLRLQEKTTLMDELIRRGAKVNLQSVNGMTPLHWCSVFGEPSMAKRLIQAGIDIHVSDNSGSTALHEACKFGNSAVLALLLESGAKSNAKTLDEKTGRDLAFENLEIAGLEGDEEKKNRCQRVLSLLDVYGG